A region from the Mycolicibacterium phlei genome encodes:
- a CDS encoding ABC transporter permease, with protein sequence MSVFVDITPDEHAVAAPEVSPARAWRGRLTRLALPLLSVLVFLAAWQLAAASGIWNKTFVPYPSAVWQAFIDISTTHDGVRGYAGYLLWEHLYMTLRRVFAGVLIGVTVGVLLGLVMGSISWVRSVLEPWLTFLRALPPLAYFFLLVIWLGIDEAPKITLLALAALPPAAVATTTAVVAAPVGLQEAARALGATRAQVLRDVVVPSALPETFTGIRLAVGMAYSSVVAAELFNGIPGVGGLVKDASNYNNTPVVLVGIFAIGFSGLVIDGLLRALERRAVPWRGKI encoded by the coding sequence ATGTCCGTATTCGTTGACATCACGCCCGATGAGCATGCCGTCGCGGCGCCCGAGGTCTCGCCCGCACGGGCGTGGCGGGGGCGGCTGACCCGGCTCGCGCTGCCGCTGCTGTCGGTGCTGGTCTTCCTGGCGGCCTGGCAGCTCGCCGCCGCCAGCGGGATCTGGAACAAGACGTTCGTGCCGTACCCGAGCGCGGTGTGGCAGGCGTTCATCGACATCTCCACCACCCACGACGGCGTCCGCGGCTACGCGGGCTACCTGCTGTGGGAGCACCTCTACATGACGCTGCGCCGGGTGTTCGCCGGTGTGCTCATCGGCGTCACCGTCGGCGTGCTGCTGGGCCTGGTGATGGGCTCGATCAGCTGGGTGCGCAGTGTGCTGGAACCCTGGCTGACCTTCCTGCGGGCGTTGCCGCCGCTGGCCTACTTCTTCCTGCTGGTGATCTGGCTGGGCATCGACGAGGCCCCCAAGATCACGCTGCTGGCGCTGGCCGCACTGCCGCCCGCCGCGGTCGCCACCACCACCGCCGTCGTCGCGGCCCCGGTGGGCCTGCAGGAGGCCGCCCGCGCGCTGGGCGCCACCCGCGCGCAGGTGCTGCGCGACGTCGTGGTGCCGTCCGCCCTGCCCGAGACGTTCACCGGCATCCGGCTGGCCGTCGGCATGGCGTACTCCTCGGTGGTGGCCGCCGAGCTGTTCAACGGCATCCCCGGCGTGGGCGGCCTGGTCAAAGACGCGAGCAACTACAACAACACCCCCGTCGTGCTGGTCGGCATCTTCGCCATCGGGTTCTCCGGTCTGGTGATCGACGGTCTGCTTCGCGCCCTGGAGAGGCGTGCAGTTCCCTGGAGAGGAAAGATATGA